In Streptomyces sp. NBC_01717, one DNA window encodes the following:
- a CDS encoding PfkB family carbohydrate kinase produces the protein MTGGPGAVLVMGEALIDLVPSAQDPRTHLAQPGGAPANVAAGLAGLGTPSWYAGALGGDGFARTIEERLVSAGAELGLCARSPLPTALAVADPGPGGTGYHFHLQDTATFRIQDRSSEVGRFGAVYVGGLAAVVEPAAEAVAATARAGAGQSVLVVDPNVREDRTLDPEAGAERLRELCALAHVVKASDEDLVHLWPDTDPDETCRTLAGEGRLVVLTRGARGSTAYTRSGEPVSVPAVPVDVVNTIGAGDAFMAGVLSWLVGSGAHRAGGASALPRERAEAMLRFASQVAASVVAQSGTQPSVPNRA, from the coding sequence GTGACAGGAGGCCCCGGCGCCGTCCTGGTGATGGGAGAGGCTCTCATCGACCTGGTGCCGTCCGCACAGGACCCGCGCACGCACCTGGCCCAGCCAGGAGGCGCGCCGGCCAATGTCGCGGCCGGTCTGGCCGGACTGGGCACTCCCAGCTGGTACGCCGGGGCCCTCGGCGGTGACGGTTTCGCCCGTACGATCGAGGAGAGGCTGGTCTCGGCAGGCGCCGAACTCGGCCTGTGTGCACGCTCCCCGCTGCCCACCGCGCTCGCGGTCGCTGACCCGGGCCCGGGGGGCACGGGTTATCACTTCCATCTGCAGGACACGGCCACCTTCCGGATTCAGGACCGCAGTTCGGAGGTGGGCCGGTTCGGCGCGGTGTACGTGGGCGGTCTCGCCGCGGTCGTGGAACCGGCCGCCGAGGCCGTGGCGGCGACCGCACGAGCGGGCGCCGGGCAGTCGGTACTCGTCGTGGACCCCAACGTCCGCGAGGACCGCACGCTCGATCCCGAGGCCGGCGCCGAGCGGCTGCGGGAACTGTGCGCCTTGGCACACGTCGTCAAGGCGAGCGACGAGGATCTGGTCCACCTCTGGCCGGACACCGATCCCGATGAGACGTGCCGGACCCTGGCCGGGGAGGGCCGGCTCGTGGTGCTGACCCGCGGCGCGCGCGGCAGCACGGCCTACACCAGGTCGGGTGAACCGGTGTCCGTGCCGGCGGTCCCGGTCGACGTGGTCAACACCATCGGCGCCGGCGACGCCTTCATGGCCGGCGTACTGAGCTGGCTCGTCGGCAGCGGAGCCCATCGCGCGGGCGGTGCCTCGGCTCTGCCGAGGGAGCGGGCGGAGGCGATGCTGCGCTTCGCCTCCCAGGTGGCCGCCTCGGTCGTGGCCCAGTCCGGCACGCAACCCTCGGTGCCCAACCGGGCCTGA
- a CDS encoding zinc-dependent alcohol dehydrogenase family protein, with protein MRAAIVEAVGKVSVTTVPDPTPGPRDVVVRVAACGLCGTDLHILQGEFAPTLPIIPGHEFAGEIVGLGTDVNELALGDLVAVDPSLYCHECHYCRIGRGNLCERWNAIGVSKPGGAAEYAVAPVANCVKLPGHIDVKDAALIEPLSCAVRGYDVLSSTLGAQVLIYGSGTMGLMMLELAKHTGAAGVDVLDINAERLKTAAQLGCSRSAASADELETERGWDVVIDATGNAGAIQDGLGRVAKGGTFLQFGVADYATTAVIEPYKIYNQEITITGSMAVLHSYERAAALFATGLLDPSVFISDRMSLEQYPEALQKFKAGQGRKIVVEP; from the coding sequence ATGAGGGCAGCGATCGTCGAGGCCGTCGGCAAAGTGTCTGTGACGACGGTTCCCGATCCGACCCCGGGCCCCCGTGACGTCGTCGTCCGGGTCGCGGCATGCGGGCTGTGCGGTACCGATCTGCACATCCTCCAGGGCGAGTTCGCGCCGACCCTGCCGATCATCCCCGGCCATGAGTTCGCCGGTGAGATCGTGGGACTGGGCACCGACGTCAACGAGTTGGCCCTGGGCGACCTGGTCGCCGTCGATCCCTCGCTGTACTGCCACGAGTGTCACTACTGCCGTATCGGCCGTGGCAACCTGTGCGAGCGCTGGAATGCGATCGGCGTCAGCAAGCCCGGCGGAGCCGCGGAGTACGCCGTCGCACCCGTCGCGAACTGCGTCAAGCTCCCCGGGCACATCGATGTGAAGGACGCGGCACTGATCGAGCCGCTGTCCTGCGCGGTGCGCGGCTACGACGTGCTCAGCAGCACGCTCGGCGCCCAGGTGCTGATCTACGGCTCGGGCACCATGGGTCTGATGATGCTCGAACTCGCCAAGCACACCGGCGCCGCCGGCGTCGATGTCCTCGACATCAACGCGGAGCGGCTCAAGACCGCGGCGCAGCTGGGTTGTTCACGCTCCGCCGCCTCGGCGGACGAGCTGGAGACCGAACGGGGGTGGGACGTCGTCATCGACGCCACCGGCAACGCGGGAGCAATCCAGGACGGTCTCGGCCGGGTCGCCAAGGGCGGAACGTTCCTGCAGTTCGGAGTCGCCGACTATGCGACGACCGCCGTCATCGAGCCGTACAAGATCTACAACCAGGAGATCACCATCACCGGCTCCATGGCGGTACTGCACAGCTACGAACGCGCCGCCGCGCTCTTCGCCACCGGCCTGCTCGACCCCTCGGTCTTCATCAGCGACCGGATGTCACTGGAGCAGTACCCCGAGGCGCTGCAGAAGTTCAAGGCGGGCCAGGGGCGCAAGATCGTGGTCGAGCCGTGA
- a CDS encoding carbohydrate ABC transporter permease, which produces MSTPTATDAPKAAPATRHAAPVERRARRRSASLGLLAWVVGIVFCLPAIWMLLTSFHSEPDAATNPPSLTAPLTLDSYRAFFGTGSGASPWPPLINSLTSSVFSTLFVLVLALPAAYALSIKRVEKWTDVMFFFLSTKMLPVVAGLLPVYLFAKNIGMLDNVWLLVILYTSMNLPIAVWMMQSFLADVPVSIIEAAQVDGARLPTILTRVVAPIAAPGIAATALICFIFSWNELLFARVLTGVTAQTAPVFLTGFVTSQGLFLAQLCAASAVVSLPVLAAGFAAQDKLVQGLSLGAVK; this is translated from the coding sequence ATGAGCACTCCGACCGCCACCGACGCCCCCAAGGCCGCTCCCGCGACCCGGCATGCCGCTCCCGTCGAGCGCCGTGCCAGGCGCCGCTCAGCCTCGCTCGGCCTGCTGGCTTGGGTCGTCGGCATCGTCTTCTGCCTCCCGGCGATCTGGATGCTGCTGACCTCCTTCCACTCGGAGCCCGACGCGGCGACCAATCCGCCGTCGCTCACTGCGCCGCTCACGCTCGACAGCTACCGGGCGTTCTTCGGCACGGGAAGCGGCGCGAGCCCCTGGCCGCCGCTGATCAACTCCCTCACGTCTTCCGTGTTCTCCACGCTGTTCGTGCTGGTGCTCGCGCTACCGGCCGCGTACGCGCTGTCCATCAAGCGAGTGGAGAAGTGGACGGACGTGATGTTCTTCTTCCTCTCCACGAAAATGCTGCCGGTCGTCGCCGGACTGCTGCCGGTGTACCTATTCGCGAAGAACATCGGCATGCTGGACAACGTCTGGCTGCTCGTCATCCTCTACACCTCGATGAATCTGCCGATCGCGGTCTGGATGATGCAGTCCTTCCTCGCCGATGTGCCGGTCTCGATCATCGAGGCGGCACAGGTCGACGGCGCCAGGCTGCCGACCATCCTCACCAGGGTTGTCGCGCCGATCGCCGCCCCCGGCATCGCCGCCACCGCACTGATCTGTTTCATCTTCAGCTGGAACGAGCTGCTCTTCGCCCGCGTGCTCACCGGGGTGACGGCGCAGACAGCGCCCGTCTTCCTGACCGGGTTCGTGACCAGCCAGGGACTCTTCCTCGCCCAGCTGTGCGCGGCGTCCGCCGTCGTGTCCCTGCCGGTGCTCGCCGCCGGCTTCGCCGCCCAGGACAAGCTTGTTCAGGGCCTTTCTCTTGGAGCTGTGAAATGA
- a CDS encoding carbohydrate ABC transporter permease, whose product MSTSLSSPSVSPAGASPPTATRRAGRGPSRRVRNWATRAPLLPALVFLIAVTQLPFVATLFISLFDWNSLAPDKRAFSGLSNYGSVFSDADLRESVFTTVLLTVSVVIVSVVLGLLLALLLDRRFMGRGFVRTLFITPFLLVPVSAALLWKHVLYNPEYGLLNGAWAWVTGLFGDGSPAQPDWISDMPLLAVEAALVWQWTPFMMLILLAGLQSRPMDMMEAARLDGANAWQMFAFLTLPHLRRYLELGILLGSIYIVQNFDAVFTITAGGLGTANLPYTVYQTFYQAHEYGLASAAGVVVVIGTIVIATFALRVVSSLFTEEAGRS is encoded by the coding sequence GTGAGTACCTCTCTCAGTAGCCCGTCAGTGTCCCCGGCCGGCGCGTCGCCCCCCACAGCGACGCGGCGCGCCGGCCGGGGGCCCTCCCGCAGGGTACGCAACTGGGCCACTCGTGCCCCCCTCCTGCCTGCGCTGGTCTTCCTGATCGCGGTCACCCAACTTCCCTTCGTGGCGACGCTGTTCATTTCGCTCTTCGACTGGAACTCGCTCGCTCCCGACAAGCGGGCGTTCTCCGGACTGTCCAACTACGGCTCCGTGTTCAGCGACGCCGACCTGCGCGAGTCGGTGTTCACCACGGTGCTGCTCACGGTGAGCGTGGTGATCGTCAGCGTCGTGCTCGGGCTGCTCCTCGCCCTGCTGCTCGACCGCAGGTTCATGGGCCGCGGCTTCGTACGCACCCTGTTCATCACGCCGTTCCTGCTGGTCCCCGTCTCCGCGGCACTGCTGTGGAAGCACGTTCTCTACAACCCCGAGTACGGCCTGCTGAACGGCGCGTGGGCGTGGGTCACCGGCCTGTTCGGCGACGGCAGTCCGGCCCAGCCCGACTGGATCTCCGACATGCCGCTGCTCGCGGTGGAGGCCGCGCTGGTCTGGCAGTGGACGCCCTTCATGATGCTCATCCTGCTCGCCGGGCTGCAGAGCCGGCCCATGGACATGATGGAGGCGGCCCGTCTCGACGGCGCCAACGCCTGGCAGATGTTCGCCTTCCTGACCCTGCCGCATCTGCGCAGGTACCTGGAGCTGGGCATCCTGCTCGGCTCGATCTACATCGTGCAGAACTTCGACGCGGTGTTCACCATCACCGCGGGGGGCCTCGGCACCGCCAACCTCCCGTACACCGTCTATCAGACCTTCTACCAGGCTCATGAATACGGACTGGCGTCCGCGGCCGGAGTGGTTGTCGTGATCGGCACAATCGTGATCGCGACGTTCGCCCTGCGTGTGGTCTCGTCCCTCTTCACTGAGGAGGCAGGCCGCTCATGA
- a CDS encoding ABC transporter substrate-binding protein, which produces MPLQLRRRGLYVRVGAGVALTALLAGCSGAGGASSSGGGGDTLNVLMVNNPQMIELQKLTAANFTKDTGIKVNFTVLPENDVRDKITQDFSNQAGQYDVATISNYEVPFYAKNGWLHPLDDYVAKDKAFNQGDILKPLQESLTAEDGKLYAEPFYGESSFLMYRKDVFADKNLTMPAKPTWDQVADLAAKADGAKPGMKGICLRGLPGWGEVIAPLTTVVNTMGGTWFDKDWNAKLGTPEFKKATQFYVDLVREHGEAGAPQSGFAECLNGMTQSKTAMWYDATSGAGSLEASNSPVKGKIGYVPAPVDKTDSSGWLYTWAWGMQKASAKTESAWKFISWASSEKYENLVGSKIGWANVPAGKRASTYTNADYLKDASAFADVTKKAISSANPSNPGTQPRPTIGIQFVGIPEFTDLGTKVSQEISSAIAGKQSVDDALKTSQALAEKVGKEQK; this is translated from the coding sequence ATGCCTCTTCAGCTACGACGGCGTGGTCTGTACGTGCGTGTGGGCGCGGGCGTCGCCCTGACGGCGCTGCTCGCGGGATGCAGCGGCGCGGGCGGCGCCTCCTCCTCCGGCGGAGGTGGCGACACCCTCAACGTCCTCATGGTGAACAACCCGCAGATGATCGAGCTGCAGAAGCTCACGGCTGCAAACTTCACCAAGGACACCGGCATCAAGGTGAACTTCACCGTCCTGCCGGAGAACGACGTCCGCGACAAGATCACCCAGGACTTCTCCAACCAGGCCGGCCAGTACGACGTCGCCACCATCAGCAACTACGAAGTGCCGTTCTACGCGAAGAACGGCTGGCTGCACCCCCTCGACGACTACGTCGCCAAGGACAAGGCGTTCAATCAGGGCGACATCCTCAAGCCGTTGCAGGAATCCCTCACGGCGGAGGACGGCAAGCTCTACGCCGAACCGTTCTACGGCGAGTCGTCCTTCCTGATGTACCGCAAGGACGTATTCGCGGACAAGAACCTCACGATGCCCGCCAAGCCCACCTGGGACCAGGTCGCCGACCTCGCTGCCAAGGCGGACGGTGCCAAGCCCGGGATGAAGGGCATCTGTCTGCGCGGTCTCCCGGGTTGGGGCGAGGTCATCGCGCCGCTGACCACGGTGGTCAACACGATGGGCGGTACCTGGTTCGACAAGGACTGGAATGCCAAGCTCGGGACCCCCGAGTTCAAGAAGGCCACGCAGTTCTACGTCGACTTGGTGCGTGAGCACGGTGAGGCGGGTGCCCCGCAGTCCGGCTTTGCCGAGTGCCTCAACGGCATGACGCAGTCCAAGACAGCCATGTGGTACGACGCGACCTCCGGCGCCGGATCGCTGGAGGCCTCGAACTCCCCGGTCAAGGGCAAGATCGGCTACGTGCCTGCGCCCGTCGACAAGACGGACAGTTCCGGCTGGCTCTACACCTGGGCATGGGGAATGCAGAAAGCCTCGGCCAAGACCGAGAGCGCGTGGAAGTTCATCTCGTGGGCGTCCAGTGAGAAGTACGAGAACCTCGTCGGCAGCAAGATCGGCTGGGCCAACGTGCCCGCCGGCAAGCGCGCCTCGACCTACACGAACGCGGACTACCTGAAGGACGCCTCGGCCTTCGCCGACGTCACCAAGAAGGCCATTTCCAGCGCGAACCCGAGTAACCCGGGCACCCAGCCGCGGCCGACGATCGGCATCCAGTTCGTCGGCATCCCGGAGTTCACGGACCTGGGTACCAAGGTCTCGCAGGAGATCAGCTCGGCCATCGCGGGCAAGCAGTCGGTGGACGACGCCCTCAAGACCTCGCAGGCGCTCGCCGAGAAGGTCGGCAAGGAGCAGAAGTGA
- a CDS encoding DeoR/GlpR family DNA-binding transcription regulator codes for MDTDERRREILQIARRDGSVEVAALAVKLSVAKETVRRDLHTLEEHGLVRRTHGGAYPVESAGFESTLAVRTTRLVPQKSRIAAAAAGLLGDAETVFVDEGFTPQLIAEALPLDRALTVVTASLTVATALADAEKIAVLLLGGRVRGSTMATVDHWTTRMLSEFVIDLAYVGANGISREYGLTTPDPAVSEVKAQAMRSARRRVFVGIHTKFGAVSFCRFAEVGDFETIVTDAGLPSAEAQRYSLLGPQVIRV; via the coding sequence GTGGACACAGACGAACGCCGACGAGAAATCCTTCAGATCGCTCGCCGTGACGGCTCAGTGGAAGTCGCTGCGCTGGCCGTGAAACTCAGCGTGGCCAAGGAGACCGTCCGGCGCGACCTGCACACCTTGGAGGAGCACGGTCTGGTGCGGCGCACTCATGGTGGCGCCTACCCCGTCGAGAGCGCGGGGTTCGAGAGCACACTCGCGGTCCGGACGACCCGTCTCGTACCCCAGAAGTCTCGGATCGCGGCAGCCGCCGCCGGTCTCCTCGGCGACGCGGAAACCGTTTTCGTCGACGAGGGCTTCACCCCCCAGCTGATCGCTGAGGCGCTGCCCCTGGACCGGGCCCTGACCGTGGTCACCGCGTCCCTCACCGTGGCGACCGCACTCGCCGACGCGGAGAAGATCGCGGTACTCCTGCTCGGCGGCCGGGTGCGCGGATCCACGATGGCGACGGTCGACCACTGGACCACCCGCATGCTCTCCGAGTTCGTCATCGACCTCGCGTACGTGGGAGCGAACGGCATCTCCCGTGAATACGGCCTGACCACCCCGGACCCGGCCGTGAGCGAGGTGAAGGCCCAAGCCATGCGCAGCGCGCGGCGCAGGGTCTTCGTCGGAATCCATACCAAGTTCGGTGCGGTGAGCTTCTGCCGCTTCGCCGAGGTCGGCGACTTCGAGACCATCGTCACCGACGCGGGTCTGCCCTCGGCAGAAGCGCAGCGTTACTCACTCCTCGGACCGCAGGTCATCCGCGTCTGA